The following proteins are encoded in a genomic region of Novosphingobium sp. PP1Y:
- a CDS encoding YoaK family protein, producing MVSLPTNADKPASSPLPGLLVLLSVTTGLVDAVSVLGLGKVFTANMTGNVVFLGFAVAGTPGFSIAPGLVALLTFFLGAFIGGRTGQSFGTRPLRHWLMLAALIETALLWAAALFALAFDPVALSPRWALFAIIGLTAVAMGFRNATIRQLKVPDLTTTVLTLTITGIAADSRMAGGTAPNLARRIAAVLAILLGGAIGALLVMRYGLAVPLVVAGIVVLGGTAACARHPSAALPRSA from the coding sequence ATGGTATCATTGCCGACAAATGCGGACAAGCCCGCTTCATCGCCCCTCCCAGGCCTGCTTGTGCTTCTGTCGGTGACCACCGGTCTAGTGGATGCGGTCAGCGTGCTGGGGCTCGGAAAGGTCTTCACCGCGAACATGACCGGAAACGTCGTGTTCCTCGGATTTGCTGTAGCGGGAACCCCGGGCTTTTCGATCGCACCAGGGCTCGTCGCGCTGCTGACATTCTTTCTCGGCGCATTTATCGGTGGCCGGACCGGGCAGAGCTTTGGGACGCGCCCGCTCCGGCATTGGCTTATGTTGGCCGCACTGATCGAAACGGCGCTGCTCTGGGCGGCCGCGCTTTTTGCTCTGGCTTTCGATCCGGTTGCGCTTTCGCCCCGCTGGGCGCTCTTTGCCATTATCGGCCTCACCGCAGTCGCAATGGGCTTTCGCAATGCGACGATCCGTCAGTTGAAGGTTCCGGATCTCACCACGACGGTGCTGACGCTCACCATTACCGGCATTGCGGCAGATTCGCGGATGGCCGGCGGCACCGCCCCCAATCTTGCGCGACGTATCGCTGCAGTCCTCGCGATCCTTCTTGGAGGAGCGATCGGCGCGCTTCTGGTCATGCGCTACGGCCTCGCTGTTCCCTTGGTGGTTGCGGGCATCGTCGTGCTGGGGGGGACGGCCGCCTGCGCCCGGCATCCGAGTGCCGCCCTGCCGCGCAGCGCTTGA
- a CDS encoding sensor histidine kinase yields MTGTGPGGLRGWSDEFDRGDVHLGAGLNASFLRALLQCFAHLVFLIGLVPSVSAQQIPGYSHRHWDAEEGSPSDVRAIAQTRDGFLWLGTANGLYRFDGLAFEKIEPKTFNKWRSNQITALAAAPDGALWVGYDFGGVGVVRNGELRDANTVSRPRGSVWSIMVSRDGDVWVSVNGENGAELRRRHRGQWRIYTAKDWLQPEPIQEVFQARDGTIWIAQFRSILRVPPGASRPEKIPEQVGFATSFAEDENGTLWLLSDKGLQRLTPPRLLRKIETDGPSSGGSGKWSLLFEDGLAWLGGDQQGIVRLSNLKGLAAGRDVIAAKSRILFRDREGTIWGGGPDGLVNYMRSPIVRVDLKGAPTTGFAIGSVAGAPVYVATDAGVYRLSDQSADLVQKTSYAITLCAGPRDQLLVPTLKKSYLKRDGRWTAVAGSPSPMALSDCSIDAEGEVWASGTGLFKLSGGAWNLQKGWPTGQSMLSDGKDGFYFNLPMHAFLHARPGSVRTLWKEEEIKIGFVHLIKKIGNHLYLGGEKGIARYDGKQFVSLESAHNPWLNGISGLAIDQKQAWLIGAEGIFLVPLRDFNRAFEMPTRPLAHQLIGSELGLTSRSFAYVSNDAVLDAKGNPWFVTNRGVVRVDPARIGRNPVLPPVNIRSLEANGHFYPQRDVTLPAGTTRLQFDFVALSLTKPTANAYRYKMEGVDDDWVDTGGKRQATYTGLRPGTYRFQVVAANSDGVWNNDGAVMTVTILPYFWQTWWFKTALLLIVAVLLWAFIQTRMRAAAQAARERIEDRIAVREHIAQDLHDTLLQGFQGLVLRFQSTVERLPPGHPAREELESTLDRADDVLQEGRDRVRFLREESEPVDLGIALTAIAEDVLQKQIKWSVKEAGTIRPVCAPVADDIARIANETMFNALRHAQANMITVRILHRRDSLLVCVADDGVGLDATVKEAGGKAGHYGLVGMRERAQRLGAIIKISDVEPSGTEIKLTLPARIAYR; encoded by the coding sequence ATGACAGGAACCGGGCCAGGAGGTTTGCGCGGATGGAGTGACGAGTTCGATCGCGGGGATGTACATCTGGGTGCTGGCCTGAATGCCAGTTTCCTTCGTGCCTTGCTGCAGTGCTTCGCGCATCTCGTCTTCCTTATCGGTTTAGTGCCCAGCGTCTCGGCACAACAGATACCCGGCTACAGCCACCGCCATTGGGACGCTGAAGAGGGCTCTCCGTCCGACGTCCGGGCTATTGCACAGACGCGTGACGGCTTTCTCTGGCTTGGTACTGCCAACGGCCTGTATCGCTTCGACGGGCTGGCTTTCGAGAAGATCGAGCCGAAAACCTTCAACAAGTGGCGTTCCAACCAAATCACCGCGCTGGCGGCCGCTCCCGACGGCGCTCTGTGGGTCGGCTATGACTTTGGCGGTGTCGGTGTCGTCCGGAATGGCGAATTACGAGATGCGAATACCGTCAGTCGTCCACGTGGCTCCGTCTGGAGCATCATGGTCTCTCGCGATGGCGATGTTTGGGTAAGCGTCAATGGAGAGAATGGCGCCGAGCTCCGCCGGCGCCACCGCGGCCAATGGCGCATTTATACCGCGAAGGACTGGCTCCAGCCCGAACCGATCCAGGAGGTATTCCAAGCCCGCGATGGGACGATCTGGATTGCGCAATTTCGCAGCATCCTGCGTGTTCCCCCAGGGGCTTCACGTCCGGAAAAAATCCCTGAACAGGTGGGGTTTGCGACCTCCTTTGCCGAAGATGAGAATGGAACGCTGTGGCTCCTCAGCGACAAAGGCTTGCAGCGCCTCACGCCTCCACGCCTTCTCAGAAAGATTGAAACGGATGGTCCCAGCTCGGGCGGTTCAGGCAAATGGTCGCTGCTCTTTGAGGACGGTCTCGCGTGGCTGGGCGGCGATCAGCAGGGCATAGTAAGACTCTCGAACCTTAAAGGCCTTGCCGCAGGCCGTGACGTCATCGCGGCGAAGTCCCGCATCCTCTTTCGCGATCGCGAAGGGACGATTTGGGGCGGCGGACCCGACGGCCTCGTAAATTATATGCGCTCGCCGATCGTGCGGGTGGATCTGAAGGGCGCTCCCACGACGGGATTTGCGATAGGCTCGGTCGCGGGCGCACCGGTCTATGTGGCGACCGACGCGGGCGTCTACCGGCTCTCCGATCAATCTGCGGATCTAGTCCAGAAGACTTCCTACGCGATCACGCTTTGCGCCGGTCCGCGTGATCAATTGCTGGTGCCAACCTTGAAGAAGAGCTACCTCAAGCGTGATGGACGCTGGACTGCGGTGGCAGGGTCGCCGTCCCCCATGGCGCTGAGTGACTGCTCCATAGATGCCGAGGGTGAGGTTTGGGCATCCGGGACCGGCCTGTTCAAGCTATCCGGCGGCGCGTGGAATCTACAAAAGGGCTGGCCCACGGGCCAGTCGATGCTCAGCGACGGGAAGGACGGCTTTTATTTCAACCTCCCGATGCACGCCTTCCTTCATGCGCGCCCGGGTTCGGTCCGAACACTCTGGAAAGAAGAAGAGATCAAGATCGGTTTCGTCCACCTGATCAAGAAGATCGGAAATCATCTCTATCTGGGCGGCGAAAAGGGTATCGCGCGCTATGACGGGAAGCAGTTCGTATCTCTCGAGTCCGCGCACAATCCCTGGCTTAACGGTATCAGCGGACTGGCCATCGATCAAAAGCAGGCGTGGTTGATCGGAGCTGAAGGGATTTTCCTCGTGCCGCTTCGCGACTTCAATCGTGCCTTCGAAATGCCGACACGTCCCCTCGCCCATCAGTTGATCGGCAGCGAGCTTGGATTGACCAGTCGCAGCTTCGCCTATGTGTCTAATGATGCTGTACTCGATGCGAAGGGAAATCCGTGGTTCGTCACGAACCGGGGTGTCGTCCGGGTGGACCCGGCGCGGATTGGTCGCAATCCCGTACTTCCGCCGGTCAATATTCGGAGTCTCGAAGCGAACGGACACTTCTACCCGCAGCGCGACGTCACCCTTCCCGCCGGCACGACCCGCCTTCAGTTCGACTTTGTGGCTCTTAGCCTGACCAAACCGACGGCCAATGCGTATCGCTATAAAATGGAGGGTGTCGATGATGATTGGGTCGATACCGGCGGAAAACGGCAAGCCACTTATACGGGTCTTCGACCCGGTACGTACAGATTCCAGGTAGTTGCCGCCAACTCGGACGGTGTCTGGAACAACGATGGCGCTGTCATGACGGTCACGATCCTTCCCTATTTCTGGCAAACCTGGTGGTTCAAGACCGCCTTGCTTTTGATCGTTGCCGTGCTCTTATGGGCGTTCATCCAGACGCGGATGCGCGCGGCAGCGCAAGCCGCCCGGGAGCGAATCGAAGATCGGATCGCTGTACGGGAGCATATTGCCCAGGATCTTCATGATACGTTGCTGCAAGGGTTTCAGGGTCTGGTTCTTCGATTCCAGTCGACGGTCGAGCGCCTGCCTCCGGGGCATCCCGCCCGCGAAGAGCTTGAATCCACCCTGGATCGGGCCGACGACGTGCTACAGGAGGGCCGCGACCGGGTGCGCTTCCTGAGGGAAGAAAGCGAACCGGTCGATCTCGGGATCGCACTCACCGCGATCGCCGAGGACGTGCTGCAAAAACAGATTAAATGGTCGGTAAAGGAAGCGGGTACCATAAGGCCCGTCTGCGCACCGGTCGCAGATGATATCGCGCGCATAGCGAATGAGACGATGTTCAATGCGCTGCGCCACGCGCAAGCAAACATGATCACGGTCAGAATATTGCATCGCCGTGACAGCCTGTTGGTGTGCGTAGCCGATGACGGCGTTGGCCTCGACGCCACAGTGAAGGAAGCGGGAGGCAAGGCCGGGCATTATGGCCTTGTCGGCATGCGCGAGAGGGCGCAACGATTGGGGGCGATCATCAAGATATCCGACGTTGAGCCGAGCGGAACGGAGATCAAGCTGACCCTGCCCGCGCGGATTGCCTATCGCTGA
- a CDS encoding GNAT family N-acetyltransferase, with amino-acid sequence MSTQVIHNKDMHRFERPISGDDIAAAYYRIDEEGRLVLVHTEVPSQFGGQGFASRLARGLFEIARTEGWKLVLRCPFMQSWFSRHSEFGDVVAG; translated from the coding sequence ATGAGCACCCAGGTCATTCACAATAAGGATATGCACCGGTTCGAACGCCCGATCAGCGGGGATGACATCGCGGCAGCCTATTATCGGATCGATGAGGAAGGTCGTTTGGTTTTGGTCCACACCGAAGTCCCGAGCCAGTTTGGCGGCCAAGGCTTTGCGTCCAGGCTGGCTCGTGGCCTTTTTGAAATTGCTCGCACCGAGGGCTGGAAACTGGTGCTGCGCTGCCCCTTCATGCAAAGCTGGTTCTCGCGGCATTCGGAATTTGGCGACGTCGTTGCCGGCTAG
- a CDS encoding alginate export family protein: MPRRAAVFLLAGFLPTPVFAQATEAWEAPTLTTTRYDEDWSDLADKDKRDHHWTGEFKYIPIADDAWLSTGIELRARNENYKNSLWGSAAPPSDSYLWVRALPYADLHVGKVRAFAQPIIAYAVGVQPSAGPIDQTRADLLQAFGEVDLGPLTVRGGRQMLSLGSERLVGTRYGPNVPLAFDGVRGIVTVGKAKVNLLAVKSVTPGTGNFDDRTSATEALWGAYATIPHLDLYYLGYRNRAARFGGILGREERHTVGARYFGASQDWHWNIEAAGQFGHFAGQKIRAWTLATELGRSFSSLPLSPDATLRFNIVSGDTEAGDGRVETFNALFPKGKYFGELSPIGPTNIISVNPRVSAELGEGVSASLAGMGYWRYARADGVYDIPGNLVRAPGNSRARFIGKEVEATLAWQATAELELSTSLSLFAPGAFIKETGPAKTIRMIGLEANFRF; this comes from the coding sequence GAGGCGCCAACGCTGACGACCACCCGCTACGACGAGGACTGGTCCGATCTTGCCGACAAGGATAAGCGCGACCATCACTGGACCGGAGAGTTCAAATATATACCGATCGCCGATGATGCGTGGCTCTCCACGGGAATAGAGCTCCGCGCGCGCAACGAGAATTACAAAAACAGCCTTTGGGGCAGCGCGGCCCCTCCGAGCGACAGCTATCTTTGGGTTCGGGCTCTTCCCTATGCTGACCTCCATGTCGGCAAGGTGCGCGCGTTCGCCCAGCCCATTATCGCTTATGCCGTTGGCGTCCAGCCTTCGGCTGGTCCGATCGATCAGACGAGGGCTGATCTTCTACAGGCTTTCGGCGAAGTCGACCTTGGCCCGCTTACCGTACGCGGGGGGCGGCAGATGCTATCACTCGGCTCGGAGCGGCTGGTGGGCACACGCTATGGCCCTAATGTGCCGCTCGCATTTGATGGCGTGCGCGGCATCGTGACGGTCGGCAAAGCCAAGGTGAACCTTCTTGCGGTAAAGTCTGTAACGCCCGGCACGGGAAATTTCGATGACCGGACGTCGGCCACCGAAGCGCTATGGGGCGCCTATGCGACGATCCCGCACCTCGATCTCTATTATCTGGGCTACCGCAATCGAGCGGCCCGCTTTGGCGGGATTTTGGGACGCGAGGAGCGGCACACTGTAGGGGCCCGTTATTTTGGCGCGAGCCAGGATTGGCACTGGAATATCGAGGCGGCGGGCCAATTTGGGCATTTTGCCGGTCAGAAGATCCGTGCCTGGACGCTCGCCACCGAATTGGGCCGAAGCTTCTCTTCACTGCCGCTCTCGCCCGATGCGACGCTGCGGTTCAACATTGTGAGTGGCGACACTGAAGCCGGCGACGGTCGCGTAGAGACCTTCAACGCGCTTTTCCCGAAGGGCAAATATTTCGGCGAACTCTCGCCCATCGGCCCCACGAACATCATCAGCGTGAATCCGCGGGTAAGCGCCGAGCTTGGCGAAGGCGTTTCGGCTAGCCTGGCCGGAATGGGCTATTGGCGATACGCCCGCGCCGACGGGGTCTACGACATCCCCGGCAACCTTGTACGCGCGCCCGGAAACAGCCGCGCGCGCTTTATCGGCAAGGAAGTGGAAGCGACGCTTGCGTGGCAGGCGACGGCGGAACTCGAACTATCGACGTCCCTCTCACTTTTCGCGCCTGGCGCATTCATCAAGGAAACTGGTCCGGCCAAGACGATCAGGATGATCGGCCTCGAGGCCAATTTTCGCTTTTAG